A single genomic interval of Puntigrus tetrazona isolate hp1 chromosome 1, ASM1883169v1, whole genome shotgun sequence harbors:
- the LOC122347847 gene encoding lysine-specific demethylase 4C-like, producing MWQHRKAHFQYEREYNTAAAKTSPHCAVCTLFMPYYQPDNLEERRHDVSMSATTESQGSCSEEAGFRSRPLIPEICFAYQEGPCPLNTLLEEDGSSPLVACNSCCVQVHASCYGVAANDVSPVWTCDRCVSGDLAAGCCLCNLRGGALKRTSDDRWVHVMCAVGLPEVKFIDVVKRAPIDISAIPVQRYKLKCIYCRNRIKKVSGACIQCSCGRCPTSFHVTCAHAAGVPMEPDDWPYVVFITCHRHQSRSSSAKAKVSKSELEVGQTVISKHKNLRYYSSRVTQVMAQTFYEVMFDDGSFSNDTFPEDIVSRDCAQFGPPEVGEAVQVKWPDGLFYGAKYLGSNTSYMYQVEFEDGSQVLAKREDIYTLDEDLPKKVKGRLSTASSMRFQDAFFTTQGERKRRRTPNSRFQTDYIAHISPRTFTRNSETRSKAN from the exons ATGTGGCAGCACagaaaagctcattttcaatATGAACGAGAATACAACACAGCTGCAGCTAAAACCTCTCCACACTGTGCTGTCTGCACCCTTTTCATGCCATACTATCAg CCTGATAATTTAGAGGAGAGAAGGCATGATGTCTCGATGAGTGCTACGACAGAGTCTCAGGGGTCATGTTCGGAGGAGGCAGGATTCAGATCACGACCTTTGATCCCTGAAATTTGCTTTGCGTACCAGGAGGGCCCATGTCCCTTGAACACACTGCTGGAGGAGGATGGATCCAGTCCTCTTGTGGCCTGTAATAGTTGCTGTGTTCAAGTTCATGCAA GTTGCTACGGTGTTGCTGCTAATGATGTCAGCCCAGTGTGGACATGTGACAGATGTGTGAGCGGAGACCTGGCAGCT GGATGCTGTTTGTGTAACCTCAGGGGAGGTGCATTAAAGAGAACTTCAGATGACAG ATGGGTCCATGTGATGTGTGCTGTGGGCCTCCCTGAGGTCAAGTTCATCGACGTGGTGAAGAGAGCTCCTATTGACATCAGTGCCATACCTGTACAGAGATATAAACTG aagTGTATATATTGCCGTAACAGGATAAAGAAGGTGTCCGGAGCATGTATTCAATGCTCATGTGGTCGTTGCCCAACCTCTTTCCATGTCACTTGTGCACACGCAGCTGGAGTACCCATGGAGCCTGATGATTGGCCGTATGTGGTTTTCATCACCTGTCACAGGCACCAGTCACGGAGCTCCAGTGCT AAAGCGAAAGTTAGCAAAAGTGAATTAGAAGTTGGCCAGACGGTGATCTCCAAACACAAAAACCTTCGTTACTACAGCTCACGTGTTACCCAGGTCATGGCCCAAACATTCTATGAGGTTATGTTTGATGATGGCTCATTCAGCAATGATACATTCCCTGAAGACATTGTG AGCAGAGATTGTGCCCAGTTTGGGCCTCCTGAGGTGGGGGAGGCTGTTCAGGTGAAGTGGCCTGATGGACTTTTCTATGGAGCCAAGTACCTTGGCTCTAATACTTCATACATGTATCAG GTGGAATTTGAAGATGGATCCCAAGTACTGGCGAAGAGAGAGGACATTTACACGCTGGATGAAGACCTTCCCAAAAAAGTCAAAGGTCGTTTG TCCACGGCGTCCAGCATGCGTTTCCAGGATGCGTTCTTCACCACACAAGGTGAAAGGAAACGGCGACGCACACCAAATTCTCGATTTCAGACGGATTATATCGCCCATATTAGCCCTCGAACCTTCACCAGGAACTCAGAAACACGCAGTAAAGCCAACTAA
- the LOC122347618 gene encoding uncharacterized protein LOC122347618 isoform X2 encodes MWKTSFSWHTEDMDLYSINYLHFGEPKSWYAIPPEHGKRLERLAIGFFPNSFKSCEAFLRHKMTLISPSVLKKYSIPFDKITQEAGEFMITFPYGYHAGFNHGFNCAESTNFASIRWIDYGKVATQCTCSKDMVKISMDPFVRRFQPDRYQAWTQGKDSCPLDHTLATPSTTPELQSWLQRRRRKAPSTSSLHHPRACSKRLKTVDSAPVKGRRSRGAALTSKNEDNENSEKHQKESQYSGLTGPCRQMCVVKVTRVENDLLAHSTRQVKEDSSEQLSTSPLTLTSRQSDPDPGHPSSQTSLIFNEDRVSANSNSTTQPGPESTSDSSVTVDVTLDSERTAESPNQALNCEPVSVTSAPSIPVTHSPRLNSTGAAVLFSETDSQQAKIETEETVANILTETSIDCGTSALYKEQSSIRLDSALQGLETSENRTNSEIQNTSFCEMPLLMPELIEERVNPQSLAPEMPSLTLAVRLDTANHRPQSPNSNAPVLHLEKSHSPPVITDDVGTCSDWPFVTPREGVNQSQNSISDTFIAKPASPSLVPQWGPPEESKQEGHEHIPLTDQDSQNKSISQFKITTQSISQSSTMEDVDLMDTRVSEMASNSVDGEDKQTSLSLEEHSSSLTSSQGHYVESKPFTIWKNLSSQNPAVLIESLQPELVVGLTTGVSSLTDYAHDSLSYNMWSESGCQQEKFSDSPNSSPSTQTWTNLEPIPMQCSAGDMAPNAPPDLKQQNVELETAEACVLSEQAGSQGPQEEEFKDQEYYEGAKSEHDGSVSDSESCESGDKGAESSSESSEENTMSDPEYVETGLEPGEVCTVSSGAIP; translated from the exons ATGTGGAAAACCAGCTTCTCCTGGCACACGGAGGACATGGACCTCTATAGCATCAACTACCTACACTTCGGGGAGCCCAAATCCTG GTATGCCATCCCTCCAGAACATGGGAAGAGATTGGAGCGTCTTGCTATAG GTTTCTTTCCTAACAGCTTTAAAAGCTGTGAGGCATTCCTGAGACACAAGATGACACTGATATCCCCCTCTGTACTAAAGAAATACAGCATACCATTTGATAAG ATAACACAGGAAGCAGGGGAGTTTATGATCACGTTTCCTTATGGCTACCATGCTGGATTCAACCACGGCTTCAACTGTGCTGAATCCACCAATTTCGCCAGCATCCGGTGGATCGATTATGGAAAGGTTGCTACGCAG TGTACATGCAGTAAGGACATGGTGAAGATCTCCATGGATCCATTTGTTAGACGATTCCAGCCAGATCGCTATCAGGCTTGGACGCAAGGCAAAGACTCATGTCCATTGGATCACACCTTGGCCACACCCAGCACCACACCGGAGCTGCAGAGCTGGCTTCAGAGACGTCGCAGGAAAGCACCCTCCACCTCAAG TCTCCATCATCCACGTGCATGCTCCAAACGACTGAAGACTGTGGACTCTGCACCAGTGAAGGGTCGCAGAAGTAGAGGGGCAGCTTTAACATCGAAAAACGAGGATAATGAAAACTCAGAGAAACACCAGAAAGAATCACAGTACTCAG ggctCACTGGTCCATGTCGACAAATGTGCGTTGTGAAAGTAACAAGAGTGGAGAATGACTTACTGGCCCACTCAACAAGACAAGTCAAAGAGGATTCCTCTGAGCAACTCTCCACCTCTCCACTCACCCTCACATCTAGACAAAGTGACCCTGATCCAGGTCACCCAAGCTCCCAGACATCTTTAATTTTCAATGAAGATCGAGTATCCGCAAACTCAAACTCCACTACACAGCCTGGACCTGAATCAACCTCAGACAGCAGCGTCACTGTAGATGTGACTCTGGACTCAGAAAGAACTGCTGAAAGTCCTAATCAAGCATTAAACTGTGAACCTGTCTCAGTAACAAGTGCACCTTCTATTCCTGTGACCCATTCACCCAGACTTAATTCCACTGGTGCTGcggttttattttcagaaactgATTCCCAACAAGCTAAAATTGAAACAGAAGAGACGGTCGCCAATATCTTGACTGAGACCAGCATCGATTGCGGCACATCAGCACTTTACAAAGAGCAAAGCTCGATCCGTCTAGACTCTGCTCTTCAGGGTTTGGAAACCtcagaaaacagaacaaactctGAAATCCAGAATACTTCATTTTGTGAAATGCCTCTTCTAATGCCCGAGCTCATAGAAGAGAGAGTCAACCCTCAATCTCTCGCACCCGAAATGCCCTCACTGACTCTTGCTGTTCGACTCGACACCGCAAATCACAGACCTCAGAGTCCGAACAGTAATGCACCTGTTCTCCATCTGGAAAAATCACACTCGCCTCCTGTTATAACAGACGATGTGGGGACTTGTTCTGATTGGCCCTTTGTTACACCCCGAGAAGGTGTAAACCAATCACAGAACTCAATCTCAGACACCTTTATAGCAAAACCAGCATCTCCTTCCTTGGTTCCACAATGGGGGCCACCAGAAGAGTCTAAACAAGAAGGACATGAACACATCCCACTAACAGACCAGGACTCTCAAAATAAGTCCATTTCACAGTTTAAAATCACTACTCAGAGTATTTCACAATCTTCTACCATGGAAGATGTGGACTTAATGGACACCCGTGTCTCTGAAATGGCCAGTAACTCAGTAGATGGAGAGGACAAACAAACTTCTCTAAGTCTCGAGGAGCATTCAAGCTCTCTCACATCCTCCCAAGGTCACTACGTTGAGTCCAAACCTTTCACTATTTGGAAAAACCTCAGCTCACAGAATCCTGCAGTGCTCATTGAGAGCTTGCAGCCTGAGCTGGTAGTTGGTCTTACCACAGGTGTGAGCAGTCTTACAGATTATGCCCATGACTCGCTGTCCTACAACATGTGGTCGGAATCAGGGTGCCAACAAGAAAAGTTCTCAGATTCTCCAAACTCTTCACCAAGTACTCAGACCTGGACCAACCTGGAGCCCATTCCCATGCAGTGCTCTGCTGGAGACATGGCTCCAAATGCACCTCCTGATCTGAAGCAGCAGAATGTGGAGTTGGAAACAGCTGAAGCTTGTGTGCTCAGTGAGCAGGCAGGCTCTCAGGGACCTCAGGAGGAAGAGTTTAAAGATCAGGAGTATTACGAAGGTGCAAAGTCAGAGCATGATGGGTCTGTGAGTGACTCTGAGTCGTGTGAATCAGGAGATAAAGGTGCTGAAAGCAGCAGTGAATCCAGTGAGGAGAACACCATGAGTGACCCCGAATATGTGGAAACGGGTCTGGAGCCAGGGGAAGTCTGTACTGTGAGTTCTGGTGCTATACCATGA
- the LOC122347618 gene encoding lysine-specific demethylase 4C-like isoform X3, which translates to MAGVGASAPANPACKIMTFRPTMEEFKDFNQYLVYMESQGAHRAGLAKVIPPKGWKPRRNYDDIDDFVIQAPIQQMVAGQSGLFTQYNIQKKPLTVQEFRRLANSDMYCTPRYLNYEDLERKYWKNLTFVSPIYGADVSGTLYDEDIEEWNIGHLNSILDVIEEDCGVSIQGVNTPYLYFGMWKTSFSWHTEDMDLYSINYLHFGEPKS; encoded by the exons ATGGCAGGTGTTGGGGCAAGTGCCCCGGCTAACCCTGCCTGTAAGATCATGACCTTCAGACCTACCATGGAGGAGTTTAAGGACTTCAATCAGTACCTGGTTTATATGGAGTCTCAGGGAGCTCATCGTGCCGGACTGGCTAAG GTTATTCCACCCAAGGGCTGGAAGCCACGTCGCAATTACGATGATATTGATGATTTCGTCATTCAAGCACCTATTCAGCAGATGGTGGCTGGCCAATCAGGGCTCTTCACCCAGTACAACATCCAGAAGAAACCGCTCACTGTGCAAGAATTCCGCAGACTGGCCAACAGTGACAT GTACTGCACACCTCGCTACCTGAACTATGAAGACCTGGAGAGGAAGTACTGGAAGAATCTGACATTCGTCTCGCCCATCTATGGTGCTGATGTGAGCGGCACACTCTATGATGAG GACATTGAAGAGTGGAACATCGGGCACCTGAACTCAATCTTGGATGTGATTGAGGAGGATTGTGGAGTGTCTATTCAGGGTGTAAACACACCCTATCTGTACTTTGGCATGTGGAAAACCAGCTTCTCCTGGCACACGGAGGACATGGACCTCTATAGCATCAACTACCTACACTTCGGGGAGCCCAAATCCTG A
- the LOC122347618 gene encoding DNA damage-responsive transcriptional repressor RPH1-like isoform X1 codes for MAGVGASAPANPACKIMTFRPTMEEFKDFNQYLVYMESQGAHRAGLAKVIPPKGWKPRRNYDDIDDFVIQAPIQQMVAGQSGLFTQYNIQKKPLTVQEFRRLANSDMYCTPRYLNYEDLERKYWKNLTFVSPIYGADVSGTLYDEDIEEWNIGHLNSILDVIEEDCGVSIQGVNTPYLYFGMWKTSFSWHTEDMDLYSINYLHFGEPKSWYAIPPEHGKRLERLAIGFFPNSFKSCEAFLRHKMTLISPSVLKKYSIPFDKITQEAGEFMITFPYGYHAGFNHGFNCAESTNFASIRWIDYGKVATQCTCSKDMVKISMDPFVRRFQPDRYQAWTQGKDSCPLDHTLATPSTTPELQSWLQRRRRKAPSTSSLHHPRACSKRLKTVDSAPVKGRRSRGAALTSKNEDNENSEKHQKESQYSGLTGPCRQMCVVKVTRVENDLLAHSTRQVKEDSSEQLSTSPLTLTSRQSDPDPGHPSSQTSLIFNEDRVSANSNSTTQPGPESTSDSSVTVDVTLDSERTAESPNQALNCEPVSVTSAPSIPVTHSPRLNSTGAAVLFSETDSQQAKIETEETVANILTETSIDCGTSALYKEQSSIRLDSALQGLETSENRTNSEIQNTSFCEMPLLMPELIEERVNPQSLAPEMPSLTLAVRLDTANHRPQSPNSNAPVLHLEKSHSPPVITDDVGTCSDWPFVTPREGVNQSQNSISDTFIAKPASPSLVPQWGPPEESKQEGHEHIPLTDQDSQNKSISQFKITTQSISQSSTMEDVDLMDTRVSEMASNSVDGEDKQTSLSLEEHSSSLTSSQGHYVESKPFTIWKNLSSQNPAVLIESLQPELVVGLTTGVSSLTDYAHDSLSYNMWSESGCQQEKFSDSPNSSPSTQTWTNLEPIPMQCSAGDMAPNAPPDLKQQNVELETAEACVLSEQAGSQGPQEEEFKDQEYYEGAKSEHDGSVSDSESCESGDKGAESSSESSEENTMSDPEYVETGLEPGEVCTVSSGAIP; via the exons ATGGCAGGTGTTGGGGCAAGTGCCCCGGCTAACCCTGCCTGTAAGATCATGACCTTCAGACCTACCATGGAGGAGTTTAAGGACTTCAATCAGTACCTGGTTTATATGGAGTCTCAGGGAGCTCATCGTGCCGGACTGGCTAAG GTTATTCCACCCAAGGGCTGGAAGCCACGTCGCAATTACGATGATATTGATGATTTCGTCATTCAAGCACCTATTCAGCAGATGGTGGCTGGCCAATCAGGGCTCTTCACCCAGTACAACATCCAGAAGAAACCGCTCACTGTGCAAGAATTCCGCAGACTGGCCAACAGTGACAT GTACTGCACACCTCGCTACCTGAACTATGAAGACCTGGAGAGGAAGTACTGGAAGAATCTGACATTCGTCTCGCCCATCTATGGTGCTGATGTGAGCGGCACACTCTATGATGAG GACATTGAAGAGTGGAACATCGGGCACCTGAACTCAATCTTGGATGTGATTGAGGAGGATTGTGGAGTGTCTATTCAGGGTGTAAACACACCCTATCTGTACTTTGGCATGTGGAAAACCAGCTTCTCCTGGCACACGGAGGACATGGACCTCTATAGCATCAACTACCTACACTTCGGGGAGCCCAAATCCTG GTATGCCATCCCTCCAGAACATGGGAAGAGATTGGAGCGTCTTGCTATAG GTTTCTTTCCTAACAGCTTTAAAAGCTGTGAGGCATTCCTGAGACACAAGATGACACTGATATCCCCCTCTGTACTAAAGAAATACAGCATACCATTTGATAAG ATAACACAGGAAGCAGGGGAGTTTATGATCACGTTTCCTTATGGCTACCATGCTGGATTCAACCACGGCTTCAACTGTGCTGAATCCACCAATTTCGCCAGCATCCGGTGGATCGATTATGGAAAGGTTGCTACGCAG TGTACATGCAGTAAGGACATGGTGAAGATCTCCATGGATCCATTTGTTAGACGATTCCAGCCAGATCGCTATCAGGCTTGGACGCAAGGCAAAGACTCATGTCCATTGGATCACACCTTGGCCACACCCAGCACCACACCGGAGCTGCAGAGCTGGCTTCAGAGACGTCGCAGGAAAGCACCCTCCACCTCAAG TCTCCATCATCCACGTGCATGCTCCAAACGACTGAAGACTGTGGACTCTGCACCAGTGAAGGGTCGCAGAAGTAGAGGGGCAGCTTTAACATCGAAAAACGAGGATAATGAAAACTCAGAGAAACACCAGAAAGAATCACAGTACTCAG ggctCACTGGTCCATGTCGACAAATGTGCGTTGTGAAAGTAACAAGAGTGGAGAATGACTTACTGGCCCACTCAACAAGACAAGTCAAAGAGGATTCCTCTGAGCAACTCTCCACCTCTCCACTCACCCTCACATCTAGACAAAGTGACCCTGATCCAGGTCACCCAAGCTCCCAGACATCTTTAATTTTCAATGAAGATCGAGTATCCGCAAACTCAAACTCCACTACACAGCCTGGACCTGAATCAACCTCAGACAGCAGCGTCACTGTAGATGTGACTCTGGACTCAGAAAGAACTGCTGAAAGTCCTAATCAAGCATTAAACTGTGAACCTGTCTCAGTAACAAGTGCACCTTCTATTCCTGTGACCCATTCACCCAGACTTAATTCCACTGGTGCTGcggttttattttcagaaactgATTCCCAACAAGCTAAAATTGAAACAGAAGAGACGGTCGCCAATATCTTGACTGAGACCAGCATCGATTGCGGCACATCAGCACTTTACAAAGAGCAAAGCTCGATCCGTCTAGACTCTGCTCTTCAGGGTTTGGAAACCtcagaaaacagaacaaactctGAAATCCAGAATACTTCATTTTGTGAAATGCCTCTTCTAATGCCCGAGCTCATAGAAGAGAGAGTCAACCCTCAATCTCTCGCACCCGAAATGCCCTCACTGACTCTTGCTGTTCGACTCGACACCGCAAATCACAGACCTCAGAGTCCGAACAGTAATGCACCTGTTCTCCATCTGGAAAAATCACACTCGCCTCCTGTTATAACAGACGATGTGGGGACTTGTTCTGATTGGCCCTTTGTTACACCCCGAGAAGGTGTAAACCAATCACAGAACTCAATCTCAGACACCTTTATAGCAAAACCAGCATCTCCTTCCTTGGTTCCACAATGGGGGCCACCAGAAGAGTCTAAACAAGAAGGACATGAACACATCCCACTAACAGACCAGGACTCTCAAAATAAGTCCATTTCACAGTTTAAAATCACTACTCAGAGTATTTCACAATCTTCTACCATGGAAGATGTGGACTTAATGGACACCCGTGTCTCTGAAATGGCCAGTAACTCAGTAGATGGAGAGGACAAACAAACTTCTCTAAGTCTCGAGGAGCATTCAAGCTCTCTCACATCCTCCCAAGGTCACTACGTTGAGTCCAAACCTTTCACTATTTGGAAAAACCTCAGCTCACAGAATCCTGCAGTGCTCATTGAGAGCTTGCAGCCTGAGCTGGTAGTTGGTCTTACCACAGGTGTGAGCAGTCTTACAGATTATGCCCATGACTCGCTGTCCTACAACATGTGGTCGGAATCAGGGTGCCAACAAGAAAAGTTCTCAGATTCTCCAAACTCTTCACCAAGTACTCAGACCTGGACCAACCTGGAGCCCATTCCCATGCAGTGCTCTGCTGGAGACATGGCTCCAAATGCACCTCCTGATCTGAAGCAGCAGAATGTGGAGTTGGAAACAGCTGAAGCTTGTGTGCTCAGTGAGCAGGCAGGCTCTCAGGGACCTCAGGAGGAAGAGTTTAAAGATCAGGAGTATTACGAAGGTGCAAAGTCAGAGCATGATGGGTCTGTGAGTGACTCTGAGTCGTGTGAATCAGGAGATAAAGGTGCTGAAAGCAGCAGTGAATCCAGTGAGGAGAACACCATGAGTGACCCCGAATATGTGGAAACGGGTCTGGAGCCAGGGGAAGTCTGTACTGTGAGTTCTGGTGCTATACCATGA